The Neobacillus sp. PS3-34 genome has a window encoding:
- the hxlA gene encoding 3-hexulose-6-phosphate synthase yields MELQLALDLVNIPEAIELVKEVEEHIDIVEIGTPVVINEGLHAVKAVKKAFPNLKVLADLKIMDAAGYEVMKASEAGADIVTILGTAEDMSIKGAVEEAKKQGKKILVDMIAVKDLAGRAKEVDAMGVDYICVHTGYDLQAVGKNSFEDLQTIKNVVKNAKTAIAGGIKLDTLPEVIKVQPDLVIVGGGITGQADKKAAAAKMQQMINQG; encoded by the coding sequence ATGGAATTACAATTAGCATTAGATTTAGTAAATATCCCAGAAGCAATTGAGCTGGTAAAAGAAGTAGAGGAACATATTGATATCGTTGAAATCGGTACACCGGTTGTAATTAACGAAGGTCTTCATGCTGTAAAAGCAGTTAAAAAAGCATTCCCTAACTTAAAGGTATTAGCAGACCTAAAAATCATGGATGCAGCTGGTTATGAAGTAATGAAAGCTTCTGAAGCAGGTGCAGATATCGTCACAATTCTTGGAACTGCTGAAGATATGTCTATTAAAGGTGCTGTTGAAGAAGCGAAAAAACAAGGTAAAAAAATCCTTGTTGATATGATTGCTGTAAAAGATCTTGCTGGACGTGCAAAAGAAGTGGACGCTATGGGTGTTGATTATATTTGTGTGCACACTGGCTACGATCTTCAAGCTGTTGGAAAGAACTCATTTGAAGATTTACAAACTATCAAAAATGTTGTAAAAAATGCTAAAACGGCAATCGCAGGTGGTATTAAATTAGACACACTTCCAGAAGTCATCAAAGTACAACCAGACCTTGTCATTGTAGGTGGCGGGATAACTGGACAAGCTGATAAAAAAGCTGCTGCTGCAAAAATGCAACAAATGATTAATCAAGGGTAA
- the hxlB gene encoding 6-phospho-3-hexuloisomerase → MNTTQYLAEIIKELNRSVDLISNDEAEKLVNGILESKKILVAGAGRSGFMAKSFAMRMMHMGIDAFVIGETVTPNFEKDDILIIGSGSGETKGLVSMAEKAKSIGGTIAAVTIFPESTIGQLADITIKLPGSPKDQSESDFKTIQPMGSLFEQTLLLFYDAVILRFMEKKGLDTNKMYGRHANLE, encoded by the coding sequence ATGAATACAACTCAATACCTAGCTGAAATCATAAAAGAGTTAAATCGCTCCGTAGATTTAATTTCGAATGATGAAGCTGAAAAATTAGTTAATGGGATACTTGAATCAAAAAAAATCCTTGTTGCAGGTGCAGGTAGATCTGGATTTATGGCTAAATCATTTGCTATGCGAATGATGCACATGGGGATTGATGCCTTTGTGATTGGCGAAACAGTAACCCCTAACTTTGAAAAAGATGACATCTTAATCATTGGATCAGGTTCAGGAGAAACGAAAGGTTTAGTTTCCATGGCTGAGAAAGCAAAAAGCATCGGTGGGACGATTGCAGCTGTAACCATTTTCCCTGAGTCCACTATTGGACAATTAGCGGATATCACAATTAAGTTGCCTGGCTCACCTAAAGATCAGTCGGAGAGTGATTTTAAGACGATTCAACCAATGGGCTCATTATTTGAGCAAACACTTTTACTATTTTACGACGCTGTGATTCTTCGGTTCATGGAGAAAAAAGGTTTGGATACCAATAAGATGTACGGTAGACACGCCAACTTAGAATAA
- a CDS encoding L-dopachrome tautomerase-related protein, with translation MKPILPMENYFGKFELVYAFYGAMPTGVTVSENGRIFICFPKWGDDVNFTVAEIVEDKLQPYPSLETNLVNPGNITMSFISVQSVVADGRGTLWVLDTAAPNFSEPIKGGAKLVAVDLKTNTIRRVYAFNEDVVLPTTYLNDVRFDFRVGKAGYAYITDSSTKGPGAIIVVDLENGNAFRRLNGANSTSPDPYFLPKVEGEILMNRNRDGSTSPFRLASDGIAISPDGKVLFFCPLTSRHLFSISTEALRDRTIPDMDLVYHVGYWGEKGASDGMITDAKGTVYAGDYENNSIRKILPNGTMETIAHDPRILWPDTFSIGPDQYLYVIVNQLHRQARFHYGKDLRQKPYSLLRMKIDELPAPTFS, from the coding sequence ATGAAACCAATTTTACCTATGGAAAATTATTTCGGTAAGTTTGAACTAGTTTATGCATTTTATGGGGCTATGCCTACAGGAGTTACTGTTTCAGAAAACGGTCGTATTTTCATTTGTTTTCCGAAATGGGGAGACGACGTTAATTTTACGGTGGCGGAAATTGTTGAGGATAAATTACAGCCTTATCCTAGTTTAGAAACCAATTTGGTTAACCCAGGGAATATCACAATGTCTTTCATCAGTGTCCAAAGTGTAGTTGCTGATGGTAGGGGAACACTTTGGGTATTAGATACAGCGGCGCCGAATTTTTCAGAACCTATTAAAGGGGGGGCAAAATTAGTCGCTGTTGATTTAAAAACCAATACAATAAGAAGAGTATATGCCTTTAATGAAGATGTTGTCCTGCCAACAACGTATCTGAATGATGTCCGATTCGATTTTCGTGTTGGAAAAGCAGGTTATGCATATATAACGGATTCTTCTACCAAAGGACCAGGGGCTATTATCGTCGTAGATTTAGAAAATGGAAACGCGTTTAGACGGTTAAATGGAGCAAATTCAACTTCACCCGACCCCTACTTTTTACCGAAAGTAGAAGGTGAAATTCTGATGAATCGAAACAGAGATGGCTCAACTTCTCCATTTAGATTGGCGTCTGATGGTATAGCGATTTCTCCCGATGGAAAGGTTTTATTTTTTTGTCCATTAACCAGCCGTCATCTGTTCTCGATCTCGACAGAGGCCCTAAGAGACAGAACCATACCTGACATGGATTTAGTTTATCATGTAGGGTATTGGGGAGAAAAAGGTGCGTCTGATGGAATGATCACCGATGCAAAAGGAACCGTTTATGCTGGAGACTATGAAAACAACAGTATTCGGAAGATATTGCCGAATGGTACAATGGAAACCATCGCACATGATCCGAGAATTTTATGGCCTGATACTTTTTCGATCGGTCCCGATCAATACTTATATGTCATTGTAAACCAATTACATCGGCAGGCAAGATTTCATTATGGAAAAGACTTGCGACAAAAACCTTATAGCTTACTTCGTATGAAAATTGATGAATTACCTGCTCCTACTTTTTCATGA
- a CDS encoding creatininase family protein codes for MKTHDYLLELMNWPTIKEKIDAGMDTVIICTASVEQHGYHLSELTDTVIGQAVGLLVAEKLGNALVAPVIRPGLSEHHIPMAGSITLRPEVYRGIIEDYVTSYKSHGFKKVIIFSSHGGNFNENEKIVSDLKEMHPDMQFSSALSLKQLVGLNAQFEKKFGLVEGSTGHGCAMETSVMLHIAPDQVDMEKATPGYIARRQMRF; via the coding sequence TTGAAAACTCATGATTACTTGCTTGAACTTATGAATTGGCCAACAATCAAAGAAAAAATTGATGCTGGGATGGATACAGTTATTATTTGTACAGCATCAGTTGAGCAACATGGCTATCACTTATCGGAACTTACCGATACAGTAATAGGTCAGGCAGTTGGGCTTCTTGTTGCAGAAAAGCTTGGTAACGCACTAGTAGCCCCGGTTATTCGCCCAGGGCTGTCGGAGCATCATATACCTATGGCTGGCAGTATCACATTGCGTCCAGAAGTGTACCGGGGAATCATTGAGGATTATGTCACAAGTTATAAAAGTCACGGCTTCAAAAAAGTAATTATTTTCTCCTCGCATGGCGGAAACTTTAACGAAAATGAAAAGATTGTATCAGATCTTAAAGAAATGCATCCCGATATGCAATTTAGCAGTGCGTTATCTTTAAAGCAGTTGGTGGGTTTGAATGCACAATTTGAAAAGAAATTTGGACTTGTTGAAGGAAGCACGGGCCACGGGTGTGCCATGGAAACATCAGTAATGCTTCATATTGCCCCCGATCAAGTAGATATGGAAAAAGCAACACCTGGATATATTGCCCGACGACAGATGAGGTTTTAA
- a CDS encoding electron transfer flavoprotein subunit beta/FixA family protein — translation MLHIVACIKQVPDTKIIKMNPKTNTMDRRTAPAILNPYDAHAVEEAVRLKNRYGGIVSVVTMGPPPAVTAIKKCIEIGADEGYLITDRRFAGADTLATSYAVAKAIDKISKHQPIDLIICGKMSIDGDTGQVGPGIARRLDIPPLTSVNKVVEINQEEGYAIVHRKLEDGFEVVRSTLPCLFSVEKTINEVPYSPFPNMLKAARYKPHVWSVDDLEDVDIKQLGLKGSPTIVSKVWAPQKPAGGTFLEGNPTSQVEQLLSVLLEKKELFETKEGV, via the coding sequence ATGCTTCATATTGTAGCCTGTATCAAGCAAGTGCCTGACACGAAGATTATCAAGATGAACCCGAAGACAAACACGATGGACCGCCGGACGGCTCCTGCGATATTGAATCCGTATGATGCCCATGCTGTGGAAGAGGCGGTTCGGCTAAAGAATCGATATGGGGGAATCGTATCGGTTGTAACGATGGGGCCTCCTCCAGCGGTTACCGCGATTAAAAAATGTATTGAAATAGGGGCGGATGAGGGTTATTTAATCACTGACCGCCGGTTTGCGGGTGCAGATACACTGGCAACGAGCTATGCTGTGGCTAAAGCGATTGATAAAATTTCAAAACATCAGCCTATCGATTTGATCATTTGCGGGAAAATGTCCATCGATGGAGATACCGGGCAGGTCGGACCTGGAATTGCACGAAGGCTCGATATTCCACCGCTGACTTCTGTGAACAAAGTAGTTGAAATCAACCAAGAAGAAGGATATGCCATTGTCCATCGCAAGCTGGAAGATGGATTTGAAGTCGTCCGTTCCACACTGCCATGTTTGTTTTCCGTTGAAAAAACAATCAATGAAGTGCCATATTCTCCGTTTCCAAACATGTTAAAAGCGGCCAGATATAAGCCTCATGTCTGGTCGGTTGATGACCTGGAGGATGTAGATATAAAGCAGCTTGGCTTGAAGGGATCCCCAACGATTGTCTCCAAAGTATGGGCTCCGCAAAAACCGGCAGGGGGAACGTTCCTTGAAGGCAACCCAACGTCACAAGTAGAGCAATTGCTCTCTGTCCTGCTTGAAAAGAAAGAACTGTTTGAAACAAAGGAGGGAGTGTAA
- a CDS encoding zinc-binding dehydrogenase: MGEYCLVPEANCYHIPDSVTFEEAALVEPLGCVLHGFRKIQLSPLSRVLIIGGGFIGRLFLQLVKGQNVESIIVSEPTESKKSILYKLGADQVVNPIDAPHIEADVVIECVGRQESMEFAFNAAAKGGQVLLFGVSAPETVISVSPFEIFSKELIIKGSFVNPFTHEEAVSLISKKVVNVKNLISHRVPMEELPGIMADYPKLNVSKAIVMY, from the coding sequence ATGGGTGAGTATTGTCTCGTACCTGAGGCTAATTGTTATCACATTCCTGATTCGGTCACCTTTGAGGAAGCAGCCCTAGTTGAACCATTGGGCTGTGTGCTGCACGGTTTCAGAAAAATCCAGCTTTCCCCATTAAGCAGGGTGCTTATCATCGGAGGGGGATTCATAGGCAGGTTGTTCCTTCAGCTAGTGAAGGGACAGAATGTCGAGTCAATAATAGTCAGTGAGCCAACGGAAAGCAAAAAATCTATACTATATAAGCTTGGTGCTGATCAAGTGGTCAATCCAATTGACGCCCCGCACATTGAAGCGGATGTTGTCATTGAATGTGTAGGCAGGCAGGAAAGCATGGAATTTGCTTTTAATGCTGCAGCGAAGGGAGGCCAAGTTTTGCTGTTTGGTGTTTCCGCTCCTGAAACAGTAATTTCGGTCTCCCCATTTGAAATTTTTTCAAAGGAACTAATTATCAAAGGGTCATTCGTAAATCCATTCACCCATGAAGAAGCCGTTTCGTTGATTTCCAAAAAAGTTGTCAATGTCAAAAACCTTATTTCGCATCGGGTACCTATGGAAGAACTGCCTGGCATCATGGCTGACTATCCAAAGCTAAATGTTTCAAAAGCCATAGTAATGTACTAG
- a CDS encoding alcohol dehydrogenase catalytic domain-containing protein, producing MKAAVLKGIKELGLVNVPMPVPSPQEVLIKVRSCGICGTDQHIYHGHPGSAAVNPPIILGHELAGEVVEVGEGIRKLKTGDRISILIFTARPVNFAVATGQFVRKPSGCGCH from the coding sequence ATGAAAGCAGCTGTTCTAAAAGGCATAAAAGAGTTGGGGTTAGTCAATGTTCCCATGCCTGTCCCATCCCCGCAGGAAGTACTAATTAAAGTGAGAAGCTGCGGCATCTGCGGAACCGACCAGCATATTTACCATGGCCATCCCGGTTCGGCAGCGGTGAACCCCCCAATCATCCTGGGCCATGAATTGGCAGGCGAAGTCGTTGAAGTTGGCGAAGGAATAAGAAAACTGAAAACAGGCGACCGCATATCGATCCTAATATTTACTGCGAGACCTGTAAATTTTGCCGTAGCAACCGGCCAATTTGTGCGAAAACCTTCAGGCTGTGGGTGTCACTAG
- a CDS encoding alpha-amylase family glycosyl hydrolase — protein sequence MMKTTDQFYYHAFAKEQVDLNWANHELRQAMFNVMRFWLEKGVDGFRLDVINFLKVNDSFPDNPFDQDKKEQIHLNDKDQEGIMKVIREISEVVHQYPDQFNVGEVGSEDIDIQKPIQVRGSWMWPLTSIS from the coding sequence ATGATGAAAACGACAGACCAATTTTATTATCACGCTTTTGCGAAGGAACAGGTTGATCTGAACTGGGCCAATCACGAGCTCAGACAAGCGATGTTCAATGTGATGAGGTTTTGGCTGGAAAAAGGCGTTGACGGATTCCGCCTTGACGTTATTAATTTCCTGAAAGTAAATGATTCATTTCCGGACAATCCTTTCGATCAGGATAAAAAAGAACAAATCCATCTGAATGATAAAGACCAGGAAGGTATCATGAAGGTGATCCGTGAAATTTCAGAAGTTGTCCATCAATACCCGGACCAGTTCAATGTCGGTGAAGTCGGTTCTGAGGATATCGACATTCAAAAGCCTATTCAGGTTCGGGGAAGCTGGATGTGGCCTTTAACTTCAATATCGTAA